A portion of the Homalodisca vitripennis isolate AUS2020 chromosome 2, UT_GWSS_2.1, whole genome shotgun sequence genome contains these proteins:
- the LOC124355802 gene encoding uncharacterized protein LOC124355802, with amino-acid sequence MMSIQYSKRKGFDFVESWGTALQKATTMVRDDKVKNKILRLFKIWDERSIYDEAFLVDLSGLLSSRKPAQSNQDAQDFQVWPRARYDAVSAERQSGTPALPTLCASPGPICLSCKCGRGVSRLDLSGERYM; translated from the exons ATGATGTCCATTCAGTATTCCAAGAGGAAAGGCTTTGACTTTGTGGAGAGTTGGGGCACCGCTTTGCAGAAAGCCACCACCATGGTCAG AGATGATAAAGTCAAGAATAAGATCTTGAGATTGTTTAAAATCTGGGATGAGAGATCTATTTATGATGAAGCATTTCTTGTTGATCTTTCTGGACTGTTGAGTAGCCGCAAGCCAGCTCAGAGCAATCAGGATGCACAGGACTTTCAGGTGTG GCCCCGGGCACGATACGATGCGGTGAGCGCCGAGCGTCAGAGCGGCACACCCGCTCTGCCAACGCTTTGCGCAAGTCCAGGCCCCATATGTTTGTCGTGCAAATGTGGAAGAGGGGTGTCAAGATTAGACTTGAGCGGTGAGCGCTACATGTGA